In Brienomyrus brachyistius isolate T26 chromosome 14, BBRACH_0.4, whole genome shotgun sequence, the following proteins share a genomic window:
- the LOC125707320 gene encoding protein delta homolog 1 isoform X1, with protein sequence MVFCDAHCVKPICLLLLVTAGIVKAGLECRADCSSENGFCEKPGECRCRSGWQGATCEQCMPFPGCLHGTCQRPWQCICEDGWLGSQCDVDTRSCSSKPCSNNSTCIETGAGKYLCICAPGYTGQNCHLKLGPCLTNGSPCQNGGTCTDDDGQAAHSSCLCPPGFAGNFCEIDVDDCEPNPCANGGTCTDHGAGYTCTCTKGFTGPTCNHTSLTCFDGPCANGGTCLSLPAGGFHCRCRPGFFGLSCTQHKTKSTWLSDSSSSGRYMQQHYNLPSHEFHRLTHPSERELLRITMKETGRTPSPLVTRSQVICFAVLGLLTCLVVLGTTGIIFFNRCESWMANAKYSQLVRQQRDYLLRSKDGEDHSVNIILPEKIKLTNYGNHYTSI encoded by the exons ATGGTTTTCTGTGATGCCCACTGCGTGAAACCCATTTGCTTACTATTACTTGTCACTGCTGGTATCGTCAAAG CAGGATTGGAATGCAGAGCAGATTGCAGTTCGGAGAACGGGTTCTGTGAGAAGCCAGGAGAATGCAG ATGCAGATCTGGCTGGCAAGGTGCGACATGCGAGCAGTGCATGCCCTTTCCCGGCTGCCTGCACGGGACATGCCAGAGACCCTGGCAGTGCATCTGTGAGGACGGCTGGCTGGGGAGCCAGTGTGACGTTG ACACTCGCTCCTGCTCGTCGAAGCCCTGCTCTAACAATTCGACCTGTATCGAGACTGGTGCCGGGAAATACCTGTGCATATGTGCCCCGGGTTACACTGGGCAGAACTGCCACCTGAAGCTGGGACCTTGTCTAACCAACGG GTCTCCGTGTCAAAACGGGGGCACGTGCACTGATGATGATGGGCAGGCAGCCCACTCCTCCTGCCTGTGTCCTCCAGGCTTTGCTGGGAACTTCTGTGAGATTGACGTGGACGACTGCGAGCCTAACCCCTGCGCCAATGGGGGCACCTGCACCGACCATGGGGCCGGGTATACCTGCACCTGCACAAAAGGCTTTACGGGgcccacgtgtaaccacacgtCACTCACCTGCTTTGATGGTCCCTGTGCGAACGGGGGCACGTGTCTCAGTCTCCCGGCTGGGGGCTTCCACTGCCGCTGCCGGCCAGGCTTCTTTGGGCTGAGCTGCACCCAGCACAAGACCAAGAGCACCTGGCTAtcagacagcagcagcagcggccGCTACATGCAACAGCACTATAACCTGCCCTCGCACGAGTTCCATCGGCTGACACACCCCTCTGAGAGGGAGCTGCTCAGGATCACCATGAAGGAGACGGGCCGGACCCCCAGTCCGCTAGTCACCCGCAGCCAGGTCATCTGCTTTGCTGTGCTGGGCCTCCTCACCTGTCTGGTGGTCCTGGGCACCACtggcataattttttttaaccgcTGCGAGTCTTGGATGGCCAATGCCAAGTACAGCCAGCTAGTCCGCCAGCAGCGAGATTATTTGCTCAGATCAAAGGATGGCGAAGATCACTCCGTCAATATCATCCTGCCTGAGAAAATAAAGTTGACCAACTATGGGAACCACTATACGTCCATATGA
- the LOC125707320 gene encoding protein delta homolog 1 isoform X2 codes for MVFCDAHCVKPICLLLLVTAGIVKGLECRADCSSENGFCEKPGECRCRSGWQGATCEQCMPFPGCLHGTCQRPWQCICEDGWLGSQCDVDTRSCSSKPCSNNSTCIETGAGKYLCICAPGYTGQNCHLKLGPCLTNGSPCQNGGTCTDDDGQAAHSSCLCPPGFAGNFCEIDVDDCEPNPCANGGTCTDHGAGYTCTCTKGFTGPTCNHTSLTCFDGPCANGGTCLSLPAGGFHCRCRPGFFGLSCTQHKTKSTWLSDSSSSGRYMQQHYNLPSHEFHRLTHPSERELLRITMKETGRTPSPLVTRSQVICFAVLGLLTCLVVLGTTGIIFFNRCESWMANAKYSQLVRQQRDYLLRSKDGEDHSVNIILPEKIKLTNYGNHYTSI; via the exons ATGGTTTTCTGTGATGCCCACTGCGTGAAACCCATTTGCTTACTATTACTTGTCACTGCTGGTATCGTCAAAG GATTGGAATGCAGAGCAGATTGCAGTTCGGAGAACGGGTTCTGTGAGAAGCCAGGAGAATGCAG ATGCAGATCTGGCTGGCAAGGTGCGACATGCGAGCAGTGCATGCCCTTTCCCGGCTGCCTGCACGGGACATGCCAGAGACCCTGGCAGTGCATCTGTGAGGACGGCTGGCTGGGGAGCCAGTGTGACGTTG ACACTCGCTCCTGCTCGTCGAAGCCCTGCTCTAACAATTCGACCTGTATCGAGACTGGTGCCGGGAAATACCTGTGCATATGTGCCCCGGGTTACACTGGGCAGAACTGCCACCTGAAGCTGGGACCTTGTCTAACCAACGG GTCTCCGTGTCAAAACGGGGGCACGTGCACTGATGATGATGGGCAGGCAGCCCACTCCTCCTGCCTGTGTCCTCCAGGCTTTGCTGGGAACTTCTGTGAGATTGACGTGGACGACTGCGAGCCTAACCCCTGCGCCAATGGGGGCACCTGCACCGACCATGGGGCCGGGTATACCTGCACCTGCACAAAAGGCTTTACGGGgcccacgtgtaaccacacgtCACTCACCTGCTTTGATGGTCCCTGTGCGAACGGGGGCACGTGTCTCAGTCTCCCGGCTGGGGGCTTCCACTGCCGCTGCCGGCCAGGCTTCTTTGGGCTGAGCTGCACCCAGCACAAGACCAAGAGCACCTGGCTAtcagacagcagcagcagcggccGCTACATGCAACAGCACTATAACCTGCCCTCGCACGAGTTCCATCGGCTGACACACCCCTCTGAGAGGGAGCTGCTCAGGATCACCATGAAGGAGACGGGCCGGACCCCCAGTCCGCTAGTCACCCGCAGCCAGGTCATCTGCTTTGCTGTGCTGGGCCTCCTCACCTGTCTGGTGGTCCTGGGCACCACtggcataattttttttaaccgcTGCGAGTCTTGGATGGCCAATGCCAAGTACAGCCAGCTAGTCCGCCAGCAGCGAGATTATTTGCTCAGATCAAAGGATGGCGAAGATCACTCCGTCAATATCATCCTGCCTGAGAAAATAAAGTTGACCAACTATGGGAACCACTATACGTCCATATGA